In a genomic window of Xylophilus rhododendri:
- a CDS encoding IclR family transcriptional regulator has translation MIGPGGSPTQSLDRAMDLLEVVVGHSGSGITLGSLAAIAGLSKPTAHRLLTGLRSAGMIDYDAPSRLFFPAFKLFSMGQAASARFDVIPLATASLDRLAEETGDTVFLSARSGDFAVCVARRTGSFPIKTLALDVGDVRPLGLGANGLMLLSSLPDEDVERNLERHRLALKPFAQADAESLRRAVAATRQEGYAFSDGMVVPDMCAVAVGIRGPGSQIDATISLAAISSRLQQPRRDSLVQQLQQEVDTIERQMRDRADAHCV, from the coding sequence TTGATCGGCCCTGGCGGCTCACCCACCCAGAGCCTCGACCGGGCGATGGACTTGCTGGAGGTGGTCGTCGGCCATTCCGGCTCCGGTATCACGCTGGGATCGCTCGCCGCGATCGCCGGCCTGAGCAAACCCACGGCGCACCGGCTGCTCACCGGCCTGCGCAGCGCGGGGATGATCGATTACGACGCGCCCAGCCGGCTCTTCTTTCCCGCCTTCAAGCTTTTCAGCATGGGCCAGGCGGCGTCGGCGCGTTTCGACGTGATTCCCCTGGCCACCGCCAGCCTCGACCGCCTGGCCGAGGAAACCGGCGACACGGTATTCCTGAGCGCGCGCAGCGGCGATTTCGCCGTCTGCGTGGCGCGCCGCACCGGCAGTTTCCCGATCAAGACCCTGGCGCTGGACGTGGGCGACGTACGGCCGCTGGGCCTGGGCGCCAACGGCCTGATGCTTCTGTCCTCCCTGCCGGACGAGGACGTGGAGCGCAACCTGGAGCGCCACCGCCTGGCGCTCAAGCCTTTCGCCCAGGCCGATGCCGAATCGCTGCGCCGTGCCGTGGCCGCCACCCGGCAGGAGGGCTATGCCTTCAGCGACGGCATGGTGGTGCCCGACATGTGCGCCGTCGCCGTCGGTATCCGCGGACCGGGCTCGCAGATCGACGCCACCATCTCGCTGGCCGCGATCAGCTCGCGCCTGCAGCAGCCGCGCCGCGACAGCCTGGTGCAGCAGCTGCAGCAGGAAGTCGACACCATCGAGCGGCAGATGCGCGACCGCGCCGATGCCCATTGCGTCTGA